In the genome of Noviherbaspirillum saxi, the window AAAATGTTGTTTCGCCGTCTCTCAAATTTGATCCAATTTTGTCAAGGAGCGATTCATGGATACAACCACCTCGTCCACCACCGGCAACGGTAGCGGCAGCGATAAGGCAGCAGCAGCAATGCAGTCTGCCAAAGGTACTTACAATGAAATCAAGGGTGTCGCACAAAAGTCTGCCGCGTCGCTACGTAGCGACCTTTCCAGCTTGAAGAACGACCTCGACTCTCTGGTCAACCGTTCCTCGAGTTTGTCCGACGATGAACTGGCACAGGCGCATGCACAACTGATGGCCAAATTCAGCTCGGTGCGTTATGCAGCCAAGGGCATCGCCACCGAAGCGAGCCGCCAGCTCAATCGCGGCATGGAAACCACTACCGAATATGTGAAAGACAAACCCATGCAATCGGTAGCGGTGGCGGTCGGTACCGGTCTGTTGCTCGGTCTGCTGTTCAAGCGCCGTTGATGATGTGATCCGGGCACATGCGTTGCATGTGCCTACATGGCAATGGCGTATCGGCGGTAAGGAACAGGCGATAGCCATCACTTTCAAGCCGTCGGTACCTGACTGACTGTGTGACCACCAAAAGGACAACCGCGATGTTTGCCGCCCTTCACAAATCCAAACAGCTTTACCTGATCACGCTGGATCGTGTCGGGGATTACATGGACCTGTTGCGGGTTGAAATGAAGATCCGCGAACAGCAACTGGCCATGCGTATCGCCGGCTTCACCGTCGCCATCCTGTTCACGCTGCTGGCAACCGTCTTTCTCGGGCTGGCGATCATCGTCAGTTTCTGGGACAGCGATTACCGCGCGCTAGCCGCCTGGTTCGTCGTATTGCTTTACGGCGGCATCGCCGGTGTGGCATTCAACATGTGCATGAAGCATTTCAAATCGCAGGCATCGCTGACCAGCACCTTACGCGGCGAACTGCAACGTGACATTGACGTGATCAAGGGGAGCATATGAGCGTACGGACACTGGAAGCAGAACGGCAAGCCATTCTGGAAAGAATGCGGCTGCGGCGTGAAAACTATCGCCGCATGCTGACTGACGGCGACGAACTCGGCCAGATTCCCTATGGACAGGAAATCCAGGTCGATCACAGCTTTGCACAAAGTTATACGCCGGCGTTGAGACCGGTACCCGCGCATCCGGAACCACCGGATGTTTTTCCGCGCAGCACGATCATGCGGGTACTGAAGCGGCATCCGGTGTATTGCGCGCTTGGCGTAGCCGCCATCATTGCGATCGGACCCAAACGAATCGCACGGACCGCGATGACCAGCGGCGCGACGCTGACAGCTTTGACCGCGCGCAATCAATCGAACACCGACCTCATCGGCAGACTCATAACAATGGCGGGGGCATACATGCAAGGCCGCAGCAATACCCACCCAAAATAGCATTACAGGGGAGCATGCTGCACGGGTGGGCATGATCGTCGCAGCGTTTTGGAAACCCGTTTTATTTATCAACCTGAAAGGAAGAAATCATGAAAAAAATTATCTCCATACTGAGCATCCTGATGGTCACTATCGGCCTGACCGCTTGTAACACCATGTCCGGCATGGGCAGGGATATCGAGCGCGGCGGCGAAAAAGTCCAAGGCGCTGCCGAGAAAAATAAATAAGTCCTTAGCCTTCAAGGACTGTGAGGTAAAAAGCAGGGTCGGCTTTACAAGCCGGACCTGCTTTTTGTTTTTCGAATATAGACAGGCTCACGGCCGAGCCACGCTGGCCCGTCCGGATGCCGCAGGATCCTGTCAGCGACTGCCGGCATCGCGGGTGGCGGGGGCTCCTCCGGACCCGCCGGACATTGTGCCACTGCCCTGCACTTCCGCAACTTCCTGCGGCCACACCAGCACCGCGCGCGCCAACTGCCGACCAGTCTTGGGTCCCGCGTTGACCTTGACCTGACGTTGCAGCACGTGTCCCGCCGCGTCGGCGCTCACGCGATAGGTACCGCGCTTGGGAAGATCGACCAGCAGGATCGGAGAATCGCAGCGCGCCTGCAGCACTTCGTTGCCTGCGGCATCGTGGATATCCACCGCGATATCGGCCAGATAGGCTCCGTCGCGTGCGGCAAAGGTCAGCATCAGGTCATAGTCCCTGGCTTGCTGCTTCATGTAGTTCGATTCTTCCTCGCCGATGCCGCCGCACAGATAGGTGATGTCATTGGTCGTCACCGGCTTCAGTCGGTCGGTCGGCGACGGAGGCGTTCCCATCTCGGTGGCCGCGTCAATACCGGCTTCCGACGCGGTGGCATTGGCGCCACCGGACGACAGTTCGCGTCCAGGCGCAGGAATACCCTGCGAGGTAATACCCGCCGCGCCAGCGTCTTCGCGCGGGAAGTCACGTTGGGGAATCGATGTCTGCGCCAACGCAAGCAAGGGGAAGCTCAAGCCAAGCGCCATCGACAACAGGCTTCCGTTTTTCATTGCATATCTCCGAAAAGCAGTCTGACGTCGCGCGGACAGCGCCGCGTCATGGCGCTGACATGCATCATCCGTGCCCTGCGACCGTTTCCGCTTTGACCGGAAACTTTTACAAGCGAAAGACATCTGTTCCGACGTATAGCGCTGGCCAGGATAAGGTGAATACGCTGCCTGGCCGCAAATTTGACTGGCACCAAAAATGCTACCCGCTGATCACATCACCACTGCATGTTGCAAGGTGCCATTGTCCAATCATGAACGAACACAGGGCTCATCCGTGACTCATGCCATCGTCCAGTTGCCCGTCAACATCCTGTCCCAGCCTGACGAAACCACATGCGGCCCGACTTGCCTGCACGCGGTGTATCGCTATTGGGGCGATCATGAACCGCTCGCGCAGGTCATCGCCCGCACCGGGCGTCTGGAACACGGCGGCACCTTCGCCGTGTTCCTGGCCTGCGATGCCCTGCGCAAAGGCTATATGGCGAGCATTTACACCTATAACCTGACGGTGTTCGACCCCACCTGGTTTTCCGAACCTGGCGTCGACATTGCCGATCGCCTGCTGCGCCAGCGCGAGCACAAGATGGATTACCGCCTGCAACATGCCACCAACGGTTACCTGGAATTTCTCAAGCTGGGGGGCCGGTTGCGGCTGTTCGATCTGTCGCGCTATCTGATCCGCAACATCCTGCGGCGCAAGATGCCGATCATTACCGGCCTGAGCTCGACCTTTTTGTACCGCGCCGCGCGTGAATTCGGGCCGGAAGATCAACCGGATGATGTACGCGGTCTGCCATCCGGCCATTTCGTCATCATCGGGGGCCATGACCAGGAGCGCCGCAAGGTGCTGGTGGTCGATCCCTACCAGGCCAATCCCTACGCCAGCAACCAGGCCTACTGGCTCAGCATCGATCGCGTGGTCAATGCGGTCCTGCTCGGCATCGTCACGCATGACGCCAACCTGCTGATCATCCATCCGCGGCGTACACCGCGACAGGAAGTACCATGAACATCCTTTTCGTCGTCAGCCGTGAACAGGATTGGCCGAACGACATCCCTGGCGTCACGGTCATTCCTGCGCAAACCTACCTGATGGATCCGGCCTACGGCGACATGCGTTCCACCAAGGTGTTCAACCTCTGTCGCACTTACCGCTATCAAAGCAAAGGCTATTACGTATCGCTGCTGGCCGAGGCGCGCGGCCACCGGCCGCTGCCCGATGCAGAAGCAATGAAGGACCTGCATTCCGAAACGCTGGTGCAGGATGTGAGCGACAGGCTCGGCAACCTGATCGACTGCTCGTTCTCGCGCACCACGGAAGACGTGGTCGACCTGAACATCTATTTCGGCCGGGATGCCGATGGCCTGCACCAGCATTTGAGCGAACAGCTGTTCAAGCTGTTGCGCACGCCGGTGCTGCATGCGCGCTTTGAGCGAGCCAACGGGCAATGGCACTTGTGCAGCATCCACGCCGGCAGCGTTTACGACATTCCCGCGCATCAGCAGGAACTGGCGACGCAGGCGGTAATCGAGCATTTGAAAGAACAAAAGATACATACCAGCACCGCGTCGCGCAAACCCTTGCTTGCGATCCTGCATGACCCGACACGCAGCGAAACGCCGTCCAATCCCGAAGCCATCCGCAAATTCATCGATGCGGCGGAACTGCTGGGCATGAGCGGCGAAGTAATCACACCAAAGGATACCCGCCGCCTGACGGAATTCGATGCGCTGTTCATTCGCGACACCACCAACGTCGATCACTACACCTACCAGATATCGCGCCAGGCCACGGCGGCCGGCATGGTCGTGATCGACGATCCCGATTCCATCCTGCGTTGCACCAACAAGATTTATCTCGATGAACTGCTGACCCGCCATCACATCCCGACGCCGAGAACGATGGTCGTTCATCAAGGCAACGTAGACAAGATCGTGGCAAAGCTTGGTCTGCCCTGCATCCTGAAGCAGCCCGACGGCGCGTTTTCCCTGGGCGTGGTCAAGATCGAGTCGGAACAGGACCTGCTGGTCAAGGTCAATGAATTGCTGCAGCAATCGGAACTGGTGCTGGCACAGGAGTATTTGCCGACGCAATTCGACTGGCGCATCGGTGTATTCGATCAGCGCGCGCTGTTTGTTTGCAAGTACTACATGGCGCCCGGCCACTGGCAAATCATCAAGCATGAACGACACCGGACCAGCGAAGGCCGGACCGAAGCGCTATCGGTGGGCGAGGCGCCCGACGATGTGGTGAAGATCGCGCTGCAAGCCGCCAACCTGATCGGCGATGGCTTTTACGGCGTCGATCTCAAGCAGATCGGCGCCCAGTATTACGTCATCGAAATCAACGATAACCCGAACGTCGATGCGGGCAACGAGGACGCGGTGCTGGGCGATGCACTGTACCGCGAAGTCATGGGCGTTTTTCGCAAGCGCATCGACTCACGCAAAGGAAACACGACACCATGAGCGACGAAGAGGATGAGCCCCCGTTATTGCATGCCTTCATGGGCTATGGCATAGAACTGGAATACATGATCGTCGACCGCGCGCGGCTGTCGGTGCTGCCTTTGGCCGACGTCCTGCTGCGCGAGTCGCCAGGCGGCGAAGGCAACGAAGTAAGACGCGGCCGCATGGGCTGGTCGAATGAACTGGTGATGCATGTGATCGAGATCAAGAATCTGCGCCCCAGCGTATCGCTTTCGATGCTGCCCGATGTGTTCCAGGCCGAAGTACGCGAAATCAACCGCCTGCTGGAACCGAGAGGCGCACGCCTGATGCCGGGCGCGATGCATCCATGGATGGATCCGCGCAGCGAGACGCAATTGTGGCCGCATGACAATGAAGATATCTACCGTGCCTACGACCGCATCTTCGACAGCAAGTCGCACGGTTGGGCGAATCTGCAGAGCATGCATGTCAATCTGCCGTTCGCCGGTGATGATGAATTCGCCAGACTGCATGCGGCGGTACGCCTGGTATTGCCGATTCTGCCGGCACTGGCCGCCAGTTCCCCGATTGCCGACGGCAAGCCGACCGGCTTCGCCGATTACCGCATGCATGTGTATTCCTCCAACGCGGATGCGATTCCCTCCATTGCCGGCATGATCGTTCCGGAAACCGTCACCAGCAAAAGAGCTTATGAGCAGCGCATCCTGGCGCCGATGTACAAGGACATTGCACCCTACGATACCGACGGCGTGCTGAAGCATGAGTGGCTGAATTCGCGCGGCGCGATTGCACGCTTCGAACGCAATGCGATCGAGATCCGCGTGCTCGACACGCAGGAATGCCCGCGCGCCGATCTGGCCATTGCGGCCGTCACGGTCGATGCGATACGGCGGCTATACCGCGCCGGCGGGCCCGACCTGGCGGAGCAGCAGGAAATGTCGACCGCCGCACTGGCCGCCATCTTGCAGGCCTGCATACGCGACGCCGAACAGACGGTGATCGACAATCCAGCCTATCTGCGGTTGTTCGCCTATCCCGGCCACCGCTGCACTACCGGCGAGCTGTGGGATCATCTGGTGGGACTGATGCTTGCGGAAGATGTCAGCCATGCGGAGCTGTCGCGCGTGCCCTTGCAGGCGATCCTGCAACATGGACCGCTGGCGCGCCGGATAGTGCGTGCGCTCGGCACCGGCGCGGCACGCAAGGCACGCGCCATCCGCGATGTCTATGAACAGTTGTGCGACTGCCTGCAGGAAGGCAAGATGTTCTTGCCTTGACCATCCTTTATCGCATTGACTTGACCAGACCCGACTTCTTCCTGATCACCTGCGAACACGGCGGCAATCGCATCCCTTCGCGCTATCACGGCTTTTTCGAAGGCCGCGAAGCGCTGTTGCGCAGCCATCGCGGCTACGATGCGGGCGCGCTGCGCATCGCGCGCGACATGTCTGATGCCCTGGCCGCCCCGCTGGTGGTGGCGACCGTCAGCCGCTTGCTGATCGACCTCAACCGTTCGGCGAGTCATCCGCACCTGTATTCGGAAGCAACGCGTGCGGCCGCTGCCGACATTCGCGAAGAAATCCACCGGCGTTATTACCTGCCTTACCGAACCAAGGCAGAAAGCCGCATTGCGCAAGCGATCGG includes:
- a CDS encoding DUF883 family protein — translated: MDTTTSSTTGNGSGSDKAAAAMQSAKGTYNEIKGVAQKSAASLRSDLSSLKNDLDSLVNRSSSLSDDELAQAHAQLMAKFSSVRYAAKGIATEASRQLNRGMETTTEYVKDKPMQSVAVAVGTGLLLGLLFKRR
- a CDS encoding phage holin family protein, whose product is MFAALHKSKQLYLITLDRVGDYMDLLRVEMKIREQQLAMRIAGFTVAILFTLLATVFLGLAIIVSFWDSDYRALAAWFVVLLYGGIAGVAFNMCMKHFKSQASLTSTLRGELQRDIDVIKGSI
- a CDS encoding entericidin A/B family lipoprotein, with product MVTIGLTACNTMSGMGRDIERGGEKVQGAAEKNK
- a CDS encoding RimK family protein, with the translated sequence MNILFVVSREQDWPNDIPGVTVIPAQTYLMDPAYGDMRSTKVFNLCRTYRYQSKGYYVSLLAEARGHRPLPDAEAMKDLHSETLVQDVSDRLGNLIDCSFSRTTEDVVDLNIYFGRDADGLHQHLSEQLFKLLRTPVLHARFERANGQWHLCSIHAGSVYDIPAHQQELATQAVIEHLKEQKIHTSTASRKPLLAILHDPTRSETPSNPEAIRKFIDAAELLGMSGEVITPKDTRRLTEFDALFIRDTTNVDHYTYQISRQATAAGMVVIDDPDSILRCTNKIYLDELLTRHHIPTPRTMVVHQGNVDKIVAKLGLPCILKQPDGAFSLGVVKIESEQDLLVKVNELLQQSELVLAQEYLPTQFDWRIGVFDQRALFVCKYYMAPGHWQIIKHERHRTSEGRTEALSVGEAPDDVVKIALQAANLIGDGFYGVDLKQIGAQYYVIEINDNPNVDAGNEDAVLGDALYREVMGVFRKRIDSRKGNTTP
- a CDS encoding carboxylate-amine ligase — protein: MSDEEDEPPLLHAFMGYGIELEYMIVDRARLSVLPLADVLLRESPGGEGNEVRRGRMGWSNELVMHVIEIKNLRPSVSLSMLPDVFQAEVREINRLLEPRGARLMPGAMHPWMDPRSETQLWPHDNEDIYRAYDRIFDSKSHGWANLQSMHVNLPFAGDDEFARLHAAVRLVLPILPALAASSPIADGKPTGFADYRMHVYSSNADAIPSIAGMIVPETVTSKRAYEQRILAPMYKDIAPYDTDGVLKHEWLNSRGAIARFERNAIEIRVLDTQECPRADLAIAAVTVDAIRRLYRAGGPDLAEQQEMSTAALAAILQACIRDAEQTVIDNPAYLRLFAYPGHRCTTGELWDHLVGLMLAEDVSHAELSRVPLQAILQHGPLARRIVRALGTGAARKARAIRDVYEQLCDCLQEGKMFLP